The Salvelinus namaycush isolate Seneca chromosome 16, SaNama_1.0, whole genome shotgun sequence genome has a segment encoding these proteins:
- the LOC120060824 gene encoding leucine-rich repeat-containing protein 3B-like: MPLLESGWLLRHSVVMCLLLHSLVLMTFCFHHAATSCSQGCYCSESDGRGKTVRCSNLRLTEIPQDLPNDTQRIYLDFNLLTVVPSNAFWDLPMLSELDLSNNELAQLEPGAFRGLGPSLTFLDLSSNKLVNFNPEAFEGLRARTNLTNNPWHCDCNLQLAMPLIDLEPLSLTGIVCETSEPPDVGAEGVPFLLAQDLDLCVVMKKTTDVAMLVTMFGWFTMVISYLVYYVRNNTEDARRHLEYLKSLPTKQEQSEASSTISTVV; the protein is encoded by the coding sequence ATGCCCCTTCTGGAGAGTGGCTGGCTACTGCGCCACTCGGTGGTCATGTGTCTGCTGCTGCACAGCCTGGTGCTGATGACCTTCTGCTTCCACCACGCCGCCACCAGCTGCTCCCAGGGCTGCTACTGCTCTGAGAGCGACGGCCGTGGCAAGACGGTGCGCTGCAGCAACCTGCGTCTCACGGAGATCCCCCAGGACCTGCCCAATGACACGCAACGCATCTACCTGGACTTCAACCTGCTCACTGTGGTCCCCAGCAACGCCTTCTGGGACCTGCCCATGCTCAGCGAGCTGGACCTTTCAAACAATGAGCTGGCCCAGCTGGAGCCAGGGGCCTTCAGGGGCCTGGGGCCCTCGCTCACCTTTCTGGACCTGTCCTCCAACAAGCTGGTCAACTTTAACCCCGAGGCCTTCGAGGGGCTGCGAGCGCGCACCAACCTGACCAACAACCCGTGGCACTGCGACTGCAACCTGCAGCTGGCCATGCCCCTCATCGACCTGGAGCCCCTGTCGCTGACGGGCATCGTGTGCGAGacgtcagagccgcccgacgtGGGGGCAGAGGGCGTGCCCTTCCTGCTGGCCCAGGACCTGGACCTGTGCGTGGTGATGAAGAAGACCACGGACGTGGCCATGCTGGTCACAATGTTCGGATGGTTCACCATGGTCATCTCCTACCTGGTCTACTACGTCCGGAACAACACAGAGGACGCCCGCCGCCACCTGGAGTACCTCAAGTCTCTGCCCACCAAGCAGGAACAGTCCGAGGCCTCTTCTACCATCAGCACTGTCGTATAG